A single genomic interval of Nocardia bhagyanarayanae harbors:
- a CDS encoding epoxide hydrolase family protein yields MTTEQDIRPFRIEIPQARIDRLHARLADTLWPDELPGVGWDKGMPVSYLKPLAEYWRTGYDWRAAEARLNELPQFVTEIDGEQVHFLHVRSPEPDALPLVLSHGWPATFVEFLDVLGPLSDPRAHGGDPADAFHLVVPSLPGFAFSGVGSKVGEGSTEHYAQVVAKLMARLGYDRYGAQGGDAGYFVSTELGRIATDHVVGIHVNGPITIPSWDAESWGGEGGESSEGGAQSWGPAEGGESAAAGGAQSTSGAEGGAESWSGTEGVGSASGASGGVGTQSRGAAAVGDQLPADGTRAGSAGDAGGRGSAQSGGEGGDQSWGGDGGAGRDVSAESSGAAESGDQSWGGAESGGQSGYSPEDQAKLEKLTGEESFTRFGYAMVQAGRPQTLAIGMHDSPAGMLAWIVDMFQRWTNPAIELPEDAVDRDALLTNVSLYWFTGTFASSIRLYGEGEAWGGAAKNSGVPTAAAIFPGDLSIRKIAEEQHNIVRWTEFDRGGHFAAMEAPDLLTEDVRAFFRTLR; encoded by the coding sequence ATGACGACCGAACAGGACATTCGCCCCTTCCGCATCGAGATCCCGCAGGCGCGGATCGACCGGCTGCACGCCCGCCTCGCCGACACTCTCTGGCCCGACGAACTCCCGGGCGTCGGCTGGGACAAGGGCATGCCGGTCTCCTACCTGAAGCCGCTGGCCGAGTACTGGCGCACCGGTTACGACTGGCGCGCCGCGGAGGCGAGGCTCAACGAGCTGCCGCAGTTCGTCACCGAGATCGACGGCGAACAGGTGCACTTCCTGCACGTGCGCTCGCCCGAGCCGGACGCGCTGCCGCTGGTGCTGAGCCACGGCTGGCCCGCCACCTTCGTCGAGTTCCTCGACGTCCTGGGTCCGCTCAGCGATCCGCGCGCGCACGGCGGCGACCCCGCGGACGCGTTCCACCTGGTCGTCCCGTCGCTGCCCGGTTTCGCCTTCTCCGGCGTCGGATCGAAGGTGGGCGAGGGATCCACCGAGCACTACGCGCAGGTGGTCGCGAAGCTGATGGCGCGCCTCGGCTACGACCGCTACGGCGCGCAGGGCGGCGACGCCGGGTACTTCGTCTCGACCGAACTGGGACGCATCGCGACCGACCACGTCGTCGGCATCCACGTCAACGGCCCGATCACGATCCCGTCGTGGGACGCCGAGTCGTGGGGCGGCGAAGGTGGAGAGTCCTCGGAGGGCGGCGCGCAGTCCTGGGGTCCGGCCGAGGGCGGCGAGTCCGCAGCGGCGGGCGGCGCGCAGTCCACGAGTGGGGCCGAGGGCGGCGCCGAGTCGTGGAGCGGTACAGAAGGCGTGGGCAGCGCTAGTGGCGCGAGCGGTGGCGTGGGCACACAATCCCGAGGTGCGGCTGCGGTCGGCGACCAGTTGCCGGCCGATGGGACGCGCGCGGGCAGCGCTGGTGATGCGGGCGGCCGAGGGAGCGCGCAGTCCGGGGGAGAGGGCGGCGACCAGTCGTGGGGCGGCGACGGTGGTGCGGGGCGTGACGTGAGCGCGGAATCCTCGGGGGCCGCCGAGAGCGGCGACCAGTCGTGGGGCGGTGCGGAGAGCGGCGGGCAGTCCGGGTACAGCCCCGAGGATCAGGCGAAGCTGGAGAAGCTGACCGGCGAGGAAAGCTTCACCCGCTTCGGCTACGCCATGGTGCAGGCGGGCCGCCCGCAGACCCTGGCCATCGGCATGCACGATTCGCCCGCTGGCATGCTGGCCTGGATCGTGGACATGTTCCAGCGCTGGACCAACCCGGCCATCGAGCTGCCCGAGGACGCGGTGGACCGCGACGCGCTGCTCACCAACGTCAGCCTGTACTGGTTCACCGGGACGTTCGCCTCCTCGATCCGGCTCTACGGCGAGGGCGAGGCGTGGGGCGGCGCGGCGAAGAACTCCGGCGTCCCGACCGCCGCGGCGATCTTCCCGGGCGACCTGTCCATCCGCAAGATTGCCGAGGAGCAGCACAACATCGTCCGCTGGACCGAATTCGACCGCGGCGGCCACTTCGCCGCCATGGAAGCGCCGGACCTGCTGACCGAGGACGTTCGCGCCTTCTTCCGCACCTTGCGCTGA
- a CDS encoding helix-turn-helix transcriptional regulator has translation MRASRLVQLLLLLQTRGRISAPELAAELEVSVRTVYRDVEALSAAGVPVYSEPGRGGGVRLVDGYRTRLTGLTSEEADAVLLAGLPDAAADLGLGTVLATAQLKVLAALPPELRGRATRIAERVHIDAPGWFHRPEETPTLAVIADALWHDRRLDVRYGRKDREVRRLLDPLGLVSKAGTWYLVARHGADIRSYRVSRILDAVPTGDFFVRPDDFELAAHWASAQHEFARSMLRVRARCRIDARHVRLLRLGLEPAAVAEAMASMGEPDAAGWVVVTLAAESYPVLAHGILPLGEYAEILDPPELRAQLARTAAAMAQRYSR, from the coding sequence ATGCGAGCGAGTCGACTGGTGCAGCTGCTGTTGCTGCTGCAGACCAGGGGGCGGATCTCCGCGCCCGAGCTGGCGGCCGAGCTGGAAGTGTCCGTCCGCACGGTGTACCGCGACGTCGAGGCGCTCTCCGCGGCGGGCGTTCCCGTCTACAGCGAGCCGGGCCGCGGCGGCGGTGTCCGGCTGGTCGACGGCTATCGGACCCGGCTGACCGGCCTCACCTCGGAGGAAGCCGACGCGGTGCTGCTGGCCGGTCTGCCCGACGCTGCGGCCGACCTCGGGCTCGGCACCGTGCTGGCCACCGCTCAGCTGAAAGTGCTCGCGGCGCTGCCGCCGGAACTGCGCGGCCGGGCGACCCGGATCGCCGAACGGGTGCACATCGACGCGCCCGGCTGGTTCCACCGCCCCGAGGAGACGCCGACCCTGGCCGTCATCGCCGACGCACTCTGGCACGACCGCAGGCTCGACGTCCGCTACGGACGCAAGGACCGCGAGGTGCGGCGGCTGCTCGACCCGCTCGGGCTGGTGTCCAAGGCGGGCACCTGGTACCTCGTGGCGCGCCACGGCGCCGACATCCGCTCCTATCGGGTGAGCCGGATCCTCGATGCCGTGCCGACCGGCGATTTCTTCGTCAGGCCGGACGATTTCGAGCTGGCCGCGCACTGGGCGTCGGCGCAGCACGAGTTCGCGCGGTCGATGCTGCGGGTGCGGGCGCGCTGCCGGATCGACGCGCGGCACGTGCGCCTGCTGCGGCTCGGCCTCGAACCCGCCGCGGTCGCCGAGGCGATGGCCTCGATGGGCGAACCGGACGCGGCCGGCTGGGTGGTCGTCACCCTGGCGGCGGAATCGTATCCGGTGCTGGCGCACGGGATTCTGCCGCTCGGCGAGTACGCCGAGATCCTCGATCCGCCGGAGCTGCGCGCGCAGCTGGCGCGGACGGCGGCGGCGATGGCGCAGAGATATTCCAGGTGA
- a CDS encoding pyridoxamine 5'-phosphate oxidase family protein, which produces MTFWTEFTEEAPKISTVFRRRHKATGNLCMLATLRADGSPRISPVEPRFFEGMLVIVGMPGTTKFKDLGRDPRFCLHTATVDTMVGDGDAKLFGVVTDLPDRDLHARFAQDLFEESGFDIRGQEFDHFYVADLTGASCVEIADDQLAITIWKPGEGERVVRK; this is translated from the coding sequence ATGACTTTCTGGACGGAGTTCACCGAAGAAGCGCCGAAGATCTCGACCGTCTTCCGCCGCCGCCACAAAGCGACCGGCAACCTGTGCATGCTGGCCACGCTCCGCGCCGACGGTTCGCCGCGGATCAGTCCGGTGGAGCCCAGGTTCTTCGAGGGCATGCTGGTCATCGTCGGCATGCCGGGCACGACCAAGTTCAAGGACCTCGGCCGCGACCCGCGGTTCTGCCTGCATACCGCGACCGTCGACACGATGGTCGGCGACGGCGACGCGAAACTGTTCGGCGTCGTCACCGATCTGCCGGATCGCGACCTGCACGCGCGGTTCGCGCAGGATCTGTTCGAGGAAAGCGGCTTCGACATCCGCGGCCAGGAGTTCGACCACTTCTATGTGGCCGACCTCACGGGCGCCTCCTGCGTGGAGATCGCCGACGACCAGCTCGCCATCACGATCTGGAAACCGGGCGAGGGTGAGCGCGTCGTGCGCAAATAA
- a CDS encoding transglycosylase family protein, with product MSQTRKFSTRAAATVATLGALVAVPFGLATATASASGHNWDAVAQCESGGNWSTDTGNGFSGGLQFTDSTWAANGGSGDPSNASREEQIRVAENVLATQGPGAWPVCGSYL from the coding sequence ATGTCTCAGACCCGTAAGTTCAGCACCCGTGCCGCCGCCACCGTTGCCACCCTCGGCGCCCTCGTTGCCGTCCCGTTCGGTCTGGCCACGGCCACCGCTTCCGCCTCCGGCCACAACTGGGACGCTGTCGCCCAGTGCGAGAGCGGCGGCAACTGGTCCACCGACACCGGTAACGGCTTCTCCGGTGGCCTGCAGTTCACGGACAGCACCTGGGCCGCCAACGGTGGCTCCGGCGATCCGTCGAACGCGAGCCGCGAGGAGCAGATCCGCGTCGCCGAGAACGTGCTGGCCACGCAGGGCCCCGGCGCCTGGCCGGTGTGCGGCTCCTACCTCTGA